CCAGTAAGGGGATTGCCGGCGTACCAAGGGCATCGCTGGTAGTGATTGCAGGTACCCTGTCTATGTTTAGAATTCCGGACGAGGGCTTGTTGCTGTTACTGGGTGTAGACCACCTGCTGGATATGGGCCGTTCTGCTACCAATGTAATCGGAAATGCAATGGCTACCGGCGTAGTTTCTAAATGGGAAGGTGCATTGGCTGAGCCACGAACTAATCCAGAACTATAACATTGATATAACGTTTAAATCCTTATTTTGCTTCCGCGGCGATTCCGCAGGGCAAGACCTTAAATTAGTGGAGATTATACAAAAAATATGGACCAGTTTATAGAACTATTTAAGCACCTTATTAACCCGGAATGGATTATTAACCATGGGGGATTGTATTTGTTATTGATTATAATTTTCGCGGAAACAGGTTTATTTGTAGGCTTCTTCCTGCCGGGTGATTCCCTGTTATTCGTAGCAGGTATTTATGGTGGTTTGTTGAGTAATGCTTTTTACGATGTTCCATTCTTTTTAATAATGTTTATGATTGCCGTTGCCGGGGTGCTGGGCAATTTTGTAGGTTTTTGGTTCGGACGTAAGTCAGGACCTTTATTATTTAGCAGAAAAGACACTTTGCTTTTTAAGAAAAAACACCTGTACCAGGCAAAGGAATTTTATGACAAACATGGTGGTGGTGCCATTTTCCTGGCCAGGTTCCTGCCTATCATCCGCACATTTGCCCCTATCGTGGCAGGTATTGTAGGAATGGACAAGAAGAAATTTATGTTTTTCAACATTATCAGTTCCTTTACATGGGTATTTTCAATGATGCTGGCCGGCCATTATCTTGACAAGGCTTTCCCTTCACTGAAAGAACACCTGGAACTGATTGTGATTATATTGATCCTTATTACGACCTTACCAGTGATCATCAAACTGTTTTTTAGTAAACCAAAGCATGCTTCGCCGCCGCATGTTGACTAACATGTGAATGCACAATAGACCTTTTAAATCCTCATGAAACCAGACTCGAAAAGTTCCACAATTTTCAATGTTGCCGTATTGGTGGCATCATTGGGTTATTTCGTAGATATCTACGACTTATTACTATTTACCATAGTACGGGTGCCCAGCCTGAAATCTCTGGGTATATCACAGGACGAGATAGACAAGGGGATCGGTGTCTGGCTGATGAATATCCAGATGATAGGACTGCTCCTGGGCGGGATCATGTGGGGAATTCTTGCTGATAAGAAAGGACGACTCCGGGTATTGTTCGGTTCCATTCTTTTGTATTCTGTGGCTAACATTGCCAATGGTTTTGTGCAGACGACTGCCGCTTATTCCTTCTGGCGTTTTATAGCCGGTGTAGGTTTGGCTGGAGAACTGGGAGCTGGTATTACCCTGGTGGCGGAAATTCTGCCAAAAGAAAAGAGAGGATATGGAACCATGATCGTGGCAACAGTAGGGGTATCCGGCGCCATTGCGGCGAACCTGATTGCGAAGCTGGTACCTGACTGGCGTTATTGTTATTTCATTGGTGGAGGATTGGGTTTGGTATTGCTATTACTGAGGATCAGTGTGATGGAATCCGGTATGTTTCATGCTGTCGCTACAGACAATGCGGTAAAAAGGGGCAACATTATTGCACTACTCAATAACCGGGAACGGTTTATTAAATACCTGAAATGTATTATGCTCGGTACACCTACCTGGTTTGTGGTGGGGATACTGGTGGCATTTTCAAATAAGTTTGCCATAGAAATGGGGGTAAAAGACCCGATAGCTCCTGGTGATGCGATTGCTTTTTGCTATGCAGGGCTGGTATTGGGTGACTTTGTCACAGGCTGGATAAGCCAATTGTGGAAAAGCCGGCGAAAGGTGATGATCTTATTCCTCTTGCTCACGACCACCTGTACGGCAGTATACCTGCATCAATCGGGCACCGATAAGGTCTTTTTCTTCACGGTATGCTTCCTTTTAGGCTTCAGTGTTGGGTTCTGGGCGATATTTGTAACGATTGCAGCGGAGAGTTTTGGCACAAATCTGCGGGCTACGGTTGCGATAACGGTACCTAATTTTGCGAGAGGTATGCTGGTCTTGATCACGATGTTATTTGGCTGGTTGCAGCATTCATTCAGTTATCTGACCAGTGCGGGTATAGTAGGAGTGGTGACGATTGGGGTAGGTTTACTGGCATCTTACCTGGTGCCGGAGACTTTTGGGAAGGATCTGAATTATATGGAGACGATTTAGCACTGGAATAAGTTATAAAAAAAAGTCCGGATGTACTGAGTACCAATACTCACTCATCCGGGCTTTTTTTGTGGATTAATACCTCATCAGGATCTTATCCAACAGTGCGTTCAGTTGTTTCGCTTCATCTTCGGTGAGCGACAGGTTTAGAGAATCTTCCAGTGCGGGAAGGTCGGCATCGACTTCTTCTAGGAGAGCGAGGCCTTTGGGTGTGATCATGACATCTACTGCACGACGGTCAATTTCACTGGCTTTTCTTTCTACCATACCAGCTTTTCTGAGGCGTTCCACGAGGCGGGAAACATCGCTCATTTTGTCTAGCATCCTTTCTTTCAAAGTGTTGATATTAGCTGCTTTAGGATGTTGTCCCCGCAGGATGCGAAGGATATTATACTGCTGCATAGTGATGTCAAACTTTTTAAAGAAATGCTGGTGACGGGAAACCAGCCAGTTTCCTACGAAAATGAGACCTATTAACCCTTTGTTATACTCGCTGGTCCAACTTTTTTGCGAGATCAGTTTTTCTATATTTGACATAAGTGCGCGTATATCGACTTAAAAATACGATAATTCAATTATGTATAGGGAATGGAAAATAAACATAGGCCCTTAATTGAGTAGTAAATAAAAAAATCGCTTTTGTTTGGAACAGAAGCGATTTTTTAAAGAGTGTGTCTGGCGGAAGGCCAATTTAAAATTAAAGATGTTATGTAAGTGGAATCAGGCTACAACTTTCATATTGTCAAGTACGTCCATTACTTCTTTTACGTGTTCGGCGGAAGAATTGAGCAGTTCAGTTTCGTTTTGGTTTAAGTGTAGCTCTATGATTTTTTCGATACCATTTTTACCCAGTATCACGGGTACACCGAGGTAGATGTCTTTTAGGCCATATTGTCCGGAGAGCCATGCGCAGCAGGGGTAGATGCGTTTTTCATCTTTAAGGACAGCTTCTACCATCTGGGCGGCAGCGGCGCCGGGTGCGTACCATGCGGAGGTGCCCAGGAGGTTTACGATTTCGCCGCCACCTACTTTGGTGCGCTGGATGATGGCTTCGAGTTTTTCGGGGGCTACGAGTTCAGTGACAGGAATACCTGATACAGTAGTGTACCTGGGCAGGGGAACCATGGTATCGCCATGTCCGCCCATGAGGATGGCCTGGATGTCTTTGGGAGAGCAGCCAATTTCTTCGGCAAGGAAGGCGCGGTAGCGGGCTGTATCGAGGATACCGGCCATACCGAATACTTTGCTGCTATCTTTACCAGCAGTGAGGTAAGCGCAATACGTCATTACATCGAGTGGATTGCTGACTACGATGATGATTGCATCAGGGGAATATTGGGAGATATTCTCTGTTACAGACTTTACGATATTGGCATTGGTGTTGATCAGGTCGTCGCGGCTCATACCAGGTTTTCGGGGGAGTCCCGACGTAATCACCACTACATCACTGCCAGCTGTCTTCTCATAGTCATTCGTCACCCCTGTTACTCTGGTGCTGTAATAGTCGATAGGCGCCTGTTGCCATGAATCGAGCGCTTTCCCTTCAGCCGTTCCCTCCTTAATGTCTAATAACACGACTTCCTGTAAAAAATCTCTGTGGGCCAGCACATTAGCGCAGGTTGCGCCTACATTGCCAGCTCCTACAACAGTAACTTTCATCGTATGTTTTTTATTTAAAGGTGAAGAATATGAGGATGGAACAAATGTATCACCGTGTGCTGAAGCAGTTTCGCAT
This window of the Chitinophaga sancti genome carries:
- a CDS encoding MFS transporter, with the translated sequence MKPDSKSSTIFNVAVLVASLGYFVDIYDLLLFTIVRVPSLKSLGISQDEIDKGIGVWLMNIQMIGLLLGGIMWGILADKKGRLRVLFGSILLYSVANIANGFVQTTAAYSFWRFIAGVGLAGELGAGITLVAEILPKEKRGYGTMIVATVGVSGAIAANLIAKLVPDWRYCYFIGGGLGLVLLLLRISVMESGMFHAVATDNAVKRGNIIALLNNRERFIKYLKCIMLGTPTWFVVGILVAFSNKFAIEMGVKDPIAPGDAIAFCYAGLVLGDFVTGWISQLWKSRRKVMILFLLLTTTCTAVYLHQSGTDKVFFFTVCFLLGFSVGFWAIFVTIAAESFGTNLRATVAITVPNFARGMLVLITMLFGWLQHSFSYLTSAGIVGVVTIGVGLLASYLVPETFGKDLNYMETI
- a CDS encoding MarR family winged helix-turn-helix transcriptional regulator, which encodes MSNIEKLISQKSWTSEYNKGLIGLIFVGNWLVSRHQHFFKKFDITMQQYNILRILRGQHPKAANINTLKERMLDKMSDVSRLVERLRKAGMVERKASEIDRRAVDVMITPKGLALLEEVDADLPALEDSLNLSLTEDEAKQLNALLDKILMRY
- a CDS encoding DedA family protein, producing the protein MDQFIELFKHLINPEWIINHGGLYLLLIIIFAETGLFVGFFLPGDSLLFVAGIYGGLLSNAFYDVPFFLIMFMIAVAGVLGNFVGFWFGRKSGPLLFSRKDTLLFKKKHLYQAKEFYDKHGGGAIFLARFLPIIRTFAPIVAGIVGMDKKKFMFFNIISSFTWVFSMMLAGHYLDKAFPSLKEHLELIVIILILITTLPVIIKLFFSKPKHASPPHVD
- the mdh gene encoding malate dehydrogenase translates to MKVTVVGAGNVGATCANVLAHRDFLQEVVLLDIKEGTAEGKALDSWQQAPIDYYSTRVTGVTNDYEKTAGSDVVVITSGLPRKPGMSRDDLINTNANIVKSVTENISQYSPDAIIIVVSNPLDVMTYCAYLTAGKDSSKVFGMAGILDTARYRAFLAEEIGCSPKDIQAILMGGHGDTMVPLPRYTTVSGIPVTELVAPEKLEAIIQRTKVGGGEIVNLLGTSAWYAPGAAAAQMVEAVLKDEKRIYPCCAWLSGQYGLKDIYLGVPVILGKNGIEKIIELHLNQNETELLNSSAEHVKEVMDVLDNMKVVA